A stretch of DNA from uncultured Methanobrevibacter sp.:
CTTTGGTTATGAATGCTAAAGCAATAGCCACAAGAGGCGGTAAGAGAGTTAAAATACCGAAACGAACTGCATTATCGTCTCCAGCTGGTGCATTGGTAATTAGCAAGGATAAAACGAAAAGAGCTATTACAGAAATAGCTACAATCAATCCAATTTTTAAATTTCTATTCATTTCCATAATCACACCATTTTTATAAAAAATTAAAAAAATACGAATTAAACGATAAGCAAACTTTATTTTAAAAATCCAAAATAAGGGATTTGGATTTATAAATAAAAATTAAAAACCGTTCAATATAATAAGTAAAAATAAAGCATTTAATATATTATGTAAATATTAAACAAAATTTTACTTAGTTAATATATAATATATTTATAAAATTAATATATAAATTTAACTTTAAAATTAAGTAAATTTGGCTTTAAAATTGATTAAATTTAGTAAAATAAGAGTAAAATAAGATTGGAATAAAAAAATAAAAATAAAAATGAAAAAATAGGAAATGATGGATAAAATTATGGATTTAAGAGAATATTTGCTCTAACATCCAGTCAGCATCATATTCCTTAATGTCATCATAGGATTGTCCCATACCTAAGAATAAAATTGGTTTTTTAATGATGTAACCAATTGAAAGTGCAGCACCACCTTTTGAATCGGCATCTGCCTTGGTAAGTATGACACCATCTATATCAATAGCTTCATTGAATTTTCTTGCCTGTTCTGTTGCATCATTACCGGTTAATGCATCACCTACAAACACGACCAAATCAGGTTTAGATACTCTACGGATCTTTTTCATTTCATCCATCAGATTAGTGTTTGTTTGCATTCTTCCAGCAGTATCAATCAATACAAGCTCTTTTCCTTTAGCCCTAGCATGTTGAACTGCATCAAATGCTACAGCTGCAGGGTCAGATCCCTTTTCATGCTTGATTAATTTAACACCTAAATTATCTGCATGGTATTGGACCTGTTCAATAGCTCCTGCCCTAAATGTATCTGATGCAGCAATAACTGGAGTGTAACCTTTTTTAATGTAATAATTAGAAAGCTTCCCGATAGTGGTGGTTTTTCCAGTACCGTTGATACCTACAAGCATTACAACAAGAGGTTCACCTTGAGCAACTTTCTCTTCAAGGAGTTCAGTCATTGATTTTCCTTCAATGTCAATGATTTTAGAAACTGCATTCTTAAGAGCTTTGTAAGTGTATTCCTCAATATCACTGCTTCTTTTTATCTTTTGACCAACCAAGTCATTTTTAACTGATTCGACAACAACACTTGAAACATCCATTGCCACATCCGCTTCCAAAAGACCTAATTCAAGTTCAAATAGGATATCTTCAACATCATCTTCAGATATTGACTTTTCCTTAATGAATGATAAGAATCCGCCTGATTTTTCCTTTTTATCTTCATCTTCAGACTCATCAGATTCTTCTTTCTTCTTACGTCTGAAGAATGAACGTTTAGATTTTTTAGATTCCTCTTCTTTTTCTTCTTCCACTTCATCTTCTGGAATCTCTTCTTCAGAACCTTCAACTGATTCAAGCTGAGAATCTTCTTCAGACTCTTCTGCTGCTTCTTCGATTTCAGGTTCATCTTCTTCCTCTTCTTCAAGACCTGCATCTGAATCTTCTTCAGCCTCTTCTTTTTTATCTCTTTTTAAGAAACCTAAGAATCCTGATTTTTCCTTTTTATCTGCATCTGAATCTTCTTCAGACTCTTCCTCTAAAGCAGCATCTAGCATTTCATCCAATTCTTCTTCTGAAATATCTTCGTCATCTGAAAATTCTTCAATCTCTTCAGATTCTTCAATTTCATCAAAAGTTTCTTCGATAGGCTCTTCGATTAATTCTACATTATTCTCTTCTTTAGCCTCATCTTCCACTTTATTCCTTAATTTACCACTTGCATCAGCAAATTTTTTCTTTAATGAATCAAACAAGTTTATCCCTGCCTAATAATAAGTATTATAATTTAAATTTTTATCTTTATTAAAATATTATTAAATATTTTAAATATTTTTATCAATAATTATTTTTATATTTAAAAATTAATAAACTTACTTATTTTAAATATGAAATATAAATTTTGTTATTAAAATTTAAAAAAACAGTACAAAAAATATGAAAAAATAAAATAAGAAAATCTGATAAAAAAAAATAAGAAATAGTTAAAAAAAGAAGAATAATAGATAAAAATCTATTATCTAACTCAATAAAAACAAAGCATTACTTACATCATTCCTTGAGCTTGAAGTTTTTGCATTAATTGTTCAGCTTGAGGAGAAAGCTGAGCTACAATATTAGTGATTTGTTGTAAATCTGCAAATAACTTGTCTAAAGTATTTTCAAGCTCTTGTTTTTGTTGAGCAGCAGTTTCTTTAGCTTCTTCAAAAGTTTTGGATACTGCTACACCAGAACCGAGGCTCATAATAACTTTATTTTCATTTTTAATCTCTGCATTAATGAAGGAGCCAGCACCTAGAGGTACTAAAGTCTCAACAGTGTCTTTACCACTTATATCATCTAATGTAGATTCTAAAATTTTAATTTCAGCAAGAGAAGTTTGAACTGCATCAATTTGAGTTTGGTATAACTCAGATTGGGATTTGTAAACTTCAAGTTGAGCTAAAATTTGTTGTAATTTTTGCTGGTCTTCCATTTTAACACCTTAAGATTATGATTGATCCTCTAGAGAATTGCTTTAACTATAGGATCTTCTACTTCATCCTCAGAAATTTCTTCAATAGAGTCAACTTTAATTTGACTTCTTTTTATTCTATGTTTACTTCCAAAAATGGAATAAAGTTTTTCATAAATGTCTTCTTCGTTGATAGCTTTGAATTCTTTAGTGAAAACTTGGGTTTCACTGCCCATTACAAAACTACCTTTAATTCTATAAATTTTTGTTAACATAAGAATCCCTTCCTAATAATACTATAATTAATCATCTGACATATAATTGAATATTGAATGAAAATAATCAATTAACACAACATATCCTTAAACTATGATGAAATTAAAAATCACCGAAATCCAAAAAGCCTAAAGCCTCTTCGATTCTAGCCATTTCAGGACCGGTGGTATGTTCTCCAACCATAACTCCATTAGAGTTAGCGATACCACATGCACCTACAAGAGGCATACCTTTGCATACAGTTCCAATATTTCCTTCAACCTTAAAGAACTCTTCAACATGTCCAAGTTCATCAGATAAGGTATCTCTATGTAAAAGAGCACCTTTATTGGTAACTATACTTGCTGAACCGACAATCTTGGAATCAGCAAATTGATATATTTCTACAGGAACCTTTAAGGTATCTTCAATGACTTTGATAGTTTCTTCCTTAATGTTTGGACCTGCCATAGCACCGTAATCGTTTACTGCAAGGATATTACCTACTGCAGTATATTTTCCAGGAAGTCTTGCAACGTTAAGCCCTGCATCCTCTAACAGTTCGATTTCCCTATCAGTTGTGTGTGGAGAAACAACAAAACCATTAGAATTTCCAGTAGCGAGAACTCCATTCAAATTGCATCCTGCAATGGAAGTTCTTATCAAATCTACTTCAAGCACCTCTTTCATCACAGGTTCCATTTCAGTAGGAAGATTAAAAGGAACAATAGCTACTTCATCATTAACGGATATGTAAACTCCTAAATTAGGATTTCCAGTTAAATTTATTCTTTTAAGCATATTTTATTCCTTAAATAAATTTTAATTTTTAATAGATTGAAAAGATGATTAAATATAGTCATAGCAAAATTAGTTTTCTGCTAAAGTTGCTTTAACAACACCTTCTTCATCTTTTACAGCGTTTACTTTTACTTTAGATGGAATTTTTTGAATTCCTCTTTCCCAAATAAATTCATTAATAGAAGCATCAAGTTTAACTTCTTCCGCTTTCATATGTTTCATTAAAAAGTTTTGAACTTCTCTAATAGCTCTAGGAGCTCTGATAGTTCTTTTTACATTTTTAACTTTTCTAAGTGGAATAACATAAGTTCTTTCTAATTCTTCTGCCATATTAAACACCCCTATATTTTAAGATCATTTCTTCTCCAATGTCTAGGTTTAGGTCTGTATCTTAATTTACGTTGAGTTTTAGAATAAGCCCAAATAGGGATTCTTCTGTTTTGTTTATTAGCTTTAGCCATTCTTAATTTTTTAGCTAATGGTTTATTTCTACTCATTTTTTCACCGCGAATATAATAAATTTGATATTTTGAAAAATAATTTAATTAATTTTAATTTCAATGATAACAACTAAATCCTATTGATCTGTTTCTTTAGCCCACTAACATTAGTTTGATAATGTTCTGGGAAAATATCTGAGGAATTTCCTCCTTTCTTATCAATCAATAATCGGATTTCAACCTCATAATCTGAACTTGTATCCTTATTGCTCTTTTCATGCTTCAATTCAAAAAGATTGTTTACAAGATATTTGATTGTCTTATAGCCGAAACTATCAAGATTCATATATTGAATATCTTTTCTATCTTCCAAGCTTCTGATTTGATTTCTGTTGAGCTTAGGAGTCTTGTCATCCCTTCTTGTTCCATCAGCAACAAGTTCGTAATGATTTGCAACTTCCTCAACAACAGCTTCATGGAGATATTTTATTCCATCATTAGGAAAACCATCTTCCATAATCATATCAACAGCTTTTTCCAAAATTGAAATGTCCAAATTTAAAACCTTATGCTTTAAACCAATGGACTCTGCAGATTTTTGAGCCGGATGAAATGAATCATAAACGCCGAAGTTAGCAGTAACGAGTTCAACATCAAAACCTAATTGGTCAAGGATAATTCCCATCAATGAACTGTCTTTGCCACCGCTATAAAGAACACAAGCTTTCATTTTACCAAATCACTAGTCAATTACCTTCTTGTAATGTGGATTTCTCTTTTTTGACCCATGAGATTTTTAAGTAAAACTTTAAGTTGTTCATCAGTTACTTTTCCTCTAAGAGAACCTGCTTGAGCTGATTGGAGCAATTGAATCTCAATATTTTGAACAAGTTCCGGTTTAGTTAATCTGAGATTATCTAATCTACCGCGAGCTTCTGGAGTCAAAATCTGTTTCATAGCTTGCTTTAACTGAGCTTGCATTTCTGCTTGTTGTTGAGCAGCTTGCTGCTCTAGCAATTGTTGCTGAGCCAATTGTTGTGGGTCAGCATTCATAGCTGCTTGTTGTTGTTGTAATTCAGCCATACGTCTTTTGCGTATTTCATCAAGTTCACTCATAATAAAAACCCCATTAATTTAAATATTTTTCATTGAATCAACCATTAAATAATCATCAAAAATATTCCATGATTAATTCTAATTAATTCTACCTAATATTTTGAAAGTTCTGGAATATCTTTAATTAATTCAGCAGAAGTATTATCTAAGAAAGATCTACCTTCTGGAGTAATAATTCTTCCAGCATCGACTTTTTCTACGTAACCTGCATCTTCTAATTGATGTAAAGCTACTCTTACAATAGAGCCACTACCTTTTCTGAATTTTTCAGGGTTAACTCCTCTGTCTTTTTTACCACCGTAGAAGGTTCTTAAACTTCTTACTCCAACTGGTCCATCAATATAAACTCTTCTTAAGATAGAAGCGCATCTTACATACCACCAGTCGATGTTTTCTGGTTTTCTTTCTTTGTGAACACCAGTTTTAACAAGTTTTGTCCATTCAGGGGCAACAATTTTATCGTTATTATCTTTAAATTCATCTGCAACAGTATTAATTAATAACTCTGCAGGAACATCAAATACAGTTGTCATATAATTTTCTCCAATTAATATGTTTCTAATCCAATTTTCTTACTCACCTAAGACTGGTGTCTGTAACTCTAAGTGAATAATCTAATTAGATTGCTTTTTATAAATAACAGCAACATTTCCTCTAACGTCAATAAGTTGGGATTTAGTGCCTTCAACAATGTTGCTTATTAAATCATCTTTATTTCTTGCTACATTTTTAGCAAATCGTAATTTAATAATAGGATTGGATTTTAACTGACGTTTAATCTCTTCAATAACATTGTCATTAACACCAGCTTTTCCAATATTTATTGTCATAGCGGAACGAGCTTCATTCATAATCTCTTTTTTTGAAAGTGTAAGAGTCAATTTTAGCTCTCCTTTTTAACTTTTTTTCCCTGATGTAAGGAATTTTCATGATATGGCCACACTCGCCACAATAAATATTAATTTCATTATTAATTAGCCGGACAGCGCAGTTGTGACCGGGAACCAAAAACTTGTAACAATTTTTACAGTATCTTCGTCCCCAGACTTGAGGAATCTTTGCATTATACTTTTTGGAAATCTTTCGAGCAAGCTCAACATAACGATGAGATCTTTCAGGATGTTCTTTATATTCCTTTTCTGCACGATTAAAAAGAATATCCATCCTTTCTTGAGCTATCTCAATCATCCAATCAGGTTTTTTTCCTCTAGCCATAGATACTCCTCTCATACAACATATAATCTCTTTAAAATAACTGATTGCCTAAATAAAAGTAGATTTTGATGAGAAATCACATTTTAAGCAATGTAAAAATAAAGTAATTAAATAAATATTCCTATAATATAATAGTACAAGAGGAATATTAAGATAAGATATGTTTTTTATTATATAAAAAGGTTTTCTATATTATATATAATATTATAAAAATAAGACAAAAATAGTATAAATAAATTAATTATTTTTAAAATTTTAAGGTTCAGGACATATGAAAATGAATATGGGAAGAACAATGAAAAAATTATTCCAAAAGCCATTCCATATAATCGATTGAACCAACAGGGCATTCCATTTTATCAGATGCAATAGCTATTATCAAATCACGAATCTCTTCAACAGACTTGTCACTTGCATCTATCTCATTGGTTTTATCCCCATAAATCTCATAAGCTTCTGCTGAACAGACTGCCAAAGCTTCTGCTTCAAGGTTTTCTTGAATTTTAGACTCTGAATAATTCCTTTCTTCAAGCCTATTTTTAAGAATGGATGGATTTAAACGAAGGACAATCATTTTATCTGCCCCTTCACAAAGATGAGACAAATGACCTTCCACTATTAAAACACAGCCACTGCTTTTATCGATTTCATCATT
This window harbors:
- a CDS encoding ribonuclease P protein component 4, yielding MARGKKPDWMIEIAQERMDILFNRAEKEYKEHPERSHRYVELARKISKKYNAKIPQVWGRRYCKNCYKFLVPGHNCAVRLINNEINIYCGECGHIMKIPYIREKKLKRRAKIDSYTFKKRDYE
- a CDS encoding translation initiation factor IF-6; its protein translation is MLKRINLTGNPNLGVYISVNDEVAIVPFNLPTEMEPVMKEVLEVDLIRTSIAGCNLNGVLATGNSNGFVVSPHTTDREIELLEDAGLNVARLPGKYTAVGNILAVNDYGAMAGPNIKEETIKVIEDTLKVPVEIYQFADSKIVGSASIVTNKGALLHRDTLSDELGHVEEFFKVEGNIGTVCKGMPLVGACGIANSNGVMVGEHTTGPEMARIEEALGFLDFGDF
- a CDS encoding DNA-binding protein, producing MSELDEIRKRRMAELQQQQAAMNADPQQLAQQQLLEQQAAQQQAEMQAQLKQAMKQILTPEARGRLDNLRLTKPELVQNIEIQLLQSAQAGSLRGKVTDEQLKVLLKNLMGQKREIHITRR
- a CDS encoding 50S ribosomal protein L31e; protein product: MAEELERTYVIPLRKVKNVKRTIRAPRAIREVQNFLMKHMKAEEVKLDASINEFIWERGIQKIPSKVKVNAVKDEEGVVKATLAEN
- a CDS encoding 50S ribosomal protein L39e, translating into MSRNKPLAKKLRMAKANKQNRRIPIWAYSKTQRKLRYRPKPRHWRRNDLKI
- a CDS encoding 30S ribosomal protein S19e, with translation MTTVFDVPAELLINTVADEFKDNNDKIVAPEWTKLVKTGVHKERKPENIDWWYVRCASILRRVYIDGPVGVRSLRTFYGGKKDRGVNPEKFRKGSGSIVRVALHQLEDAGYVEKVDAGRIITPEGRSFLDNTSAELIKDIPELSKY
- a CDS encoding YhbY family RNA-binding protein, which encodes MNEARSAMTINIGKAGVNDNVIEEIKRQLKSNPIIKLRFAKNVARNKDDLISNIVEGTKSQLIDVRGNVAVIYKKQSN
- the pfdA gene encoding prefoldin subunit alpha; its protein translation is MEDQQKLQQILAQLEVYKSQSELYQTQIDAVQTSLAEIKILESTLDDISGKDTVETLVPLGAGSFINAEIKNENKVIMSLGSGVAVSKTFEEAKETAAQQKQELENTLDKLFADLQQITNIVAQLSPQAEQLMQKLQAQGMM
- the ftsY gene encoding signal recognition particle-docking protein FtsY — protein: MEDEAKEENNVELIEEPIEETFDEIEESEEIEEFSDDEDISEEELDEMLDAALEEESEEDSDADKKEKSGFLGFLKRDKKEEAEEDSDAGLEEEEEDEPEIEEAAEESEEDSQLESVEGSEEEIPEDEVEEEKEEESKKSKRSFFRRKKKEESDESEDEDKKEKSGGFLSFIKEKSISEDDVEDILFELELGLLEADVAMDVSSVVVESVKNDLVGQKIKRSSDIEEYTYKALKNAVSKIIDIEGKSMTELLEEKVAQGEPLVVMLVGINGTGKTTTIGKLSNYYIKKGYTPVIAASDTFRAGAIEQVQYHADNLGVKLIKHEKGSDPAAVAFDAVQHARAKGKELVLIDTAGRMQTNTNLMDEMKKIRRVSKPDLVVFVGDALTGNDATEQARKFNEAIDIDGVILTKADADSKGGAALSIGYIIKKPILFLGMGQSYDDIKEYDADWMLEQIFS
- a CDS encoding adenylate kinase family protein — encoded protein: MSILNDLSKDTVIFISGTPCTGKTTVASDLNDYLSSNGFHSRLIKVNDFAIENDLVLGEDPDKLYKIIDIDGLNESLNDEIDKSSGCVLIVEGHLSHLCEGADKMIVLRLNPSILKNRLEERNYSESKIQENLEAEALAVCSAEAYEIYGDKTNEIDASDKSVEEIRDLIIAIASDKMECPVGSIDYMEWLLE
- the rpl18a gene encoding 50S ribosomal protein L18Ae; translated protein: MLTKIYRIKGSFVMGSETQVFTKEFKAINEEDIYEKLYSIFGSKHRIKRSQIKVDSIEEISEDEVEDPIVKAIL